Proteins co-encoded in one Gossypium arboreum isolate Shixiya-1 chromosome 11, ASM2569848v2, whole genome shotgun sequence genomic window:
- the LOC108471700 gene encoding uncharacterized protein LOC108471700, giving the protein MASPIYNFHFLLALLAMASSAFIHPALSDGSTQQLIDKICQSVEEYAFCSKTFNQLHQGLYMLDSERRSPRAQENCITIFSTPPTPPNPVADRNRQMRILIAMTIVTGMELTSKLS; this is encoded by the exons ATGGCTTCTCCCATATATAACTTCCATTTTCTTCTTGCTTTGCTAGCCATGGCCTCCTCCGCCTTCATCCACCCTGCCTTAAGTGACGGATCGACCCAACAACTGATCGATAAAATTTGCCAATCAGTGGAGGAATATGCATTTTGCAGCAAGACTTTCAACCAATTACATCAAGGGCTCTA CATGTTGGATTCCGAGAGAAGATCACCTAGAGCACAAGAGAATTGCATCACTATATTTAGCACTCCGCCGACCCCTCCGAACCCTGTCGCAGATCGGAATCGGCAAATGAGGATCTTAATCGCAATGACCATAGTTACTGGAATGGAACTTACTTCTAAGCTTTCTTAA